The Amycolatopsis sp. DG1A-15b genome window below encodes:
- a CDS encoding lanthionine synthetase C family protein — protein MTTVDVTAVRTRAGLVVEQVARRLADPVAMMAEMAERSPDRWTPLSLSDGYPATALLFAELACADAGYREVTHRHLALGAQAEPVVHGLYVGAGALAFATARAVRRPGDYAGLLSTLDELLTGWVARRLHPEWERLASGTAGTVFSAYDVVTGVTGVGRHLLDRGAVEVTRAVLRYLVALTETVGGRPGWWAEHPATKAGQADAGMAHGIAGPLALLALAWQAGVRVPDQEAAAERIVDWLLTWSDLDEHGRYWPAWIAAAELTGRPPRLAPTKSAWCYGTPGIARALALAGSAFGRPEWTDEAVCALTATLRRPAADLGLVDAGLCHGWAGLLHLVSRTGRETGSPELLAGADRIAAHVLDSYDPGSAFGFRADGNSDSAGFLEGAAGVALALLGWLGTPACGWDAALLAA, from the coding sequence GTGACCACAGTGGACGTGACCGCCGTCCGCACGCGGGCCGGGTTGGTGGTCGAGCAGGTCGCGCGCAGGCTGGCCGATCCGGTGGCGATGATGGCCGAGATGGCCGAGCGGTCGCCGGACCGGTGGACGCCGTTGTCCTTGTCGGACGGCTATCCCGCGACGGCGTTGCTGTTCGCGGAACTGGCGTGCGCGGACGCGGGCTACCGCGAAGTGACCCACCGCCACCTGGCGCTGGGCGCCCAGGCGGAACCGGTGGTTCACGGTCTCTACGTCGGAGCGGGCGCACTGGCCTTCGCCACTGCCCGGGCCGTGCGCAGACCCGGCGACTACGCCGGTCTCCTGTCCACTTTGGACGAGCTGCTCACCGGCTGGGTCGCGCGCCGGCTCCACCCGGAGTGGGAGCGCCTGGCCTCGGGCACGGCGGGCACGGTGTTCTCCGCCTACGACGTGGTGACCGGCGTGACCGGGGTGGGCAGGCACCTGCTGGACCGCGGCGCGGTCGAGGTGACGCGCGCCGTGCTGCGGTACCTGGTCGCGCTGACCGAGACCGTCGGCGGGCGGCCGGGGTGGTGGGCCGAGCACCCGGCCACGAAGGCCGGGCAAGCCGATGCCGGGATGGCCCACGGCATCGCGGGGCCGCTGGCGCTGCTGGCGCTCGCCTGGCAGGCCGGGGTCCGGGTGCCGGATCAGGAGGCGGCGGCCGAGCGGATCGTGGACTGGCTGCTCACCTGGTCGGACCTCGACGAGCACGGCCGCTACTGGCCGGCCTGGATCGCCGCGGCGGAGCTGACCGGCCGGCCGCCGCGGCTGGCACCGACCAAGTCGGCCTGGTGCTACGGCACTCCCGGCATCGCCCGGGCGCTGGCCCTGGCGGGCTCGGCGTTCGGCCGTCCGGAGTGGACGGACGAAGCCGTCTGCGCGCTGACGGCGACGCTGCGCCGGCCCGCGGCCGACCTCGGCCTGGTGGATGCCGGCCTGTGCCACGGCTGGGCCGGGCTGCTGCACCTGGTTTCGCGGACCGGCCGGGAAACCGGTTCGCCGGAACTGCTCGCCGGCGCCGACCGGATCGCCGCCCACGTCCTGGACTCCTACGACCCCGGTTCCGCGTTCGGCTTCCGGGCGGACGGGAACAGCGACAGCGCCGGGTTCCTGGAGGGCGCCGCGGGCGTCGCGCTGGCCCTGCTCGGCTGGCTCGGCACACCGGCATGCGGGTGGGACGCGGCGCTGCTCGCCGCATGA
- a CDS encoding lantibiotic dehydratase, translated as MPDEAAVLRMPTAPASLAEATRVSLADASGVLRTALTDPVVREAVELSSTALAGALRNADAGRAATTEVDRAARTVARYLLRMAGRPTPFGLYSGVAVAAFDDATKVRLGPAHRKGVRVDAGWLTAVVLRLEGDPRVLRTLRVVANDLCFTRGDRLVLPYVANDGGKETRSARELSVRRTPPVDLVFARAREPIAFTALAGEVAAAFPRASGAAIEKMLTGLVAQDMLLTDLRPSLTDTDLLGHVIDRLAAVPDLPELPALREARTLLAAYAEAPIGGGLPQWNRAVAALRAIQYTERAPIQVDLRVDAEVRLPREVAEEAARAASVLTRFGAARPELPQIAQYRELFAERYGMQQLVPLAELVDPERGLGVPAGYQVPDSERRFDVEAIPPTPLDDTLAALAQRALLNGSLEVVLDDELVDALAPHRPDAPAPDSAELCVRVLSPSAAALDDGDFQLVVGRSGGSPNAGEMFARFAYLFDDRPLPVTPDQPELLAAQLVFRPVHGRMGNVLQVPSVCEHTLAIGTFAERGRDDVLGVADLAVGLDGDRLFLAAPALGAEVLAVSPHRVNTSRSTANVVRLIREITSTAHCGLDPWSWGSVIRRLPMQPRVRYGRTVLATATWRASNLMRDTSLSWADWNTELDAWRERWRVPERVQAIDGDSCLELDLSGELHRRLLRDELTRRPDTLVGEVLGGPADTGWLDGHTAELVVPMRGAGPRRTAARVVPQPPSPRPHLPGGEWLYAKLYASAARHNELLAEHVGRLRLDADRWFFIRYTDPEPHLRLRFHGPAGELLPGLHAWAAELCAAGLANRLVLDTYVPESARYGGPELMAAAEHAFRADSESVLAQLRLTELGIEPGLLAAANYLDLLDAFDPDRDWPAWLLGQYPKGRHHRDFQAVRREAVALLDPASGWRALAERPGGDLLLQSWAARRPALAAYGEQARASGGAPDSLLTALLHMHHNRLVGIDREAEFRSLALARGAVEAHRNRARFGK; from the coding sequence GTGCCTGACGAAGCAGCCGTGCTGCGCATGCCGACCGCTCCGGCGTCGCTGGCGGAGGCGACGCGGGTCAGCCTGGCCGACGCATCCGGTGTGCTGCGCACCGCGCTCACCGATCCGGTGGTGCGCGAGGCCGTCGAACTGTCGAGCACCGCTCTCGCCGGGGCACTGCGGAACGCGGACGCGGGACGCGCCGCGACGACCGAAGTGGACCGGGCAGCCCGCACGGTCGCCCGGTACCTGCTGCGCATGGCGGGCAGGCCGACCCCGTTCGGCCTCTACTCCGGCGTGGCGGTGGCGGCCTTCGACGACGCGACGAAGGTGCGGCTCGGCCCGGCACACCGCAAGGGAGTCCGGGTCGACGCGGGCTGGCTGACCGCGGTCGTGCTGCGGCTGGAGGGCGATCCCCGCGTGCTGCGCACCCTGCGGGTGGTCGCGAACGACCTGTGTTTCACCCGGGGCGACCGGCTCGTCCTTCCGTACGTGGCGAACGACGGGGGCAAGGAGACGCGCTCGGCCCGGGAACTGTCCGTGCGCCGCACCCCGCCCGTCGACCTGGTCTTCGCCAGGGCCCGGGAACCGATCGCTTTCACCGCGCTGGCCGGCGAGGTCGCCGCCGCCTTCCCGCGCGCGTCCGGCGCGGCGATCGAGAAGATGCTGACCGGCCTGGTCGCCCAGGACATGCTCCTGACCGACCTGCGGCCGTCGCTGACCGACACGGACCTGCTCGGCCACGTCATCGACCGGCTCGCCGCGGTGCCCGATCTGCCGGAACTGCCGGCGCTGCGGGAAGCGCGCACCCTGCTGGCCGCCTACGCCGAAGCGCCGATCGGTGGCGGGCTGCCGCAGTGGAACCGGGCCGTCGCCGCGTTGCGCGCGATCCAGTACACCGAGCGGGCCCCGATCCAGGTCGACCTGCGCGTCGACGCGGAGGTGCGGCTGCCGCGCGAGGTCGCCGAGGAGGCCGCCCGCGCCGCCTCGGTCCTCACCCGGTTCGGGGCGGCCCGGCCGGAGCTGCCGCAGATCGCGCAGTACCGCGAACTGTTCGCCGAGCGGTACGGCATGCAGCAGCTGGTGCCGCTGGCCGAACTGGTCGACCCCGAACGCGGCCTCGGCGTGCCCGCGGGCTACCAGGTGCCGGACAGCGAGCGGCGCTTCGATGTCGAAGCGATCCCGCCCACCCCGCTCGACGACACCCTGGCCGCACTGGCCCAGCGGGCGTTGCTCAACGGCTCGCTCGAAGTGGTGCTCGACGACGAGCTCGTGGACGCCCTCGCGCCGCACCGTCCGGACGCCCCGGCGCCGGACAGCGCCGAGCTGTGCGTCCGGGTGCTCTCCCCGTCCGCCGCGGCCCTCGACGACGGCGACTTCCAGCTGGTGGTGGGCCGGTCGGGCGGGTCGCCGAACGCGGGGGAGATGTTCGCCCGGTTCGCCTACCTCTTCGACGACCGGCCCCTCCCGGTGACACCCGACCAGCCGGAGCTGCTCGCCGCACAGCTGGTGTTCCGCCCGGTGCACGGCCGCATGGGCAACGTGCTGCAGGTGCCCTCGGTGTGCGAGCACACCCTCGCCATCGGGACGTTCGCCGAACGCGGGCGCGACGACGTGCTCGGCGTGGCCGATCTGGCCGTCGGCCTCGACGGCGACCGGCTGTTCCTGGCCGCGCCCGCGCTGGGCGCCGAGGTGCTGGCGGTTTCGCCGCACCGGGTCAACACCAGCCGGTCCACGGCGAACGTCGTGCGGTTGATCCGGGAGATCACCTCGACGGCGCACTGCGGGCTCGACCCGTGGTCGTGGGGCTCGGTCATCCGGCGGCTGCCGATGCAGCCGCGGGTCCGCTACGGCCGCACCGTGCTGGCCACCGCCACGTGGCGGGCGAGCAACCTCATGCGGGACACGAGCCTGTCCTGGGCGGACTGGAACACCGAACTCGACGCGTGGCGGGAGCGGTGGCGGGTTCCCGAGCGGGTGCAGGCCATCGACGGCGACTCCTGCCTGGAACTGGACCTCTCCGGTGAACTGCACCGCAGGCTGCTGCGCGACGAGCTGACCCGGCGCCCGGACACCCTCGTCGGGGAGGTGCTCGGCGGCCCGGCGGACACCGGCTGGCTCGACGGCCACACCGCCGAGCTGGTGGTGCCGATGCGCGGGGCCGGACCGCGCCGCACCGCCGCCCGGGTCGTCCCGCAGCCGCCGTCCCCGCGACCCCACCTGCCCGGCGGGGAATGGCTGTACGCCAAGCTCTACGCCTCGGCCGCCCGCCACAACGAGCTGCTGGCCGAGCACGTCGGCCGGCTGCGCCTGGACGCCGATCGCTGGTTCTTCATCCGGTACACCGACCCCGAGCCGCACCTGCGGCTGCGCTTCCACGGCCCGGCCGGCGAACTCCTGCCCGGCCTGCACGCCTGGGCCGCCGAACTGTGCGCCGCGGGCCTGGCGAACCGGCTCGTGCTCGACACCTACGTCCCGGAGTCCGCCCGCTACGGCGGTCCCGAGCTGATGGCGGCCGCCGAGCACGCCTTCCGCGCCGACAGCGAATCCGTCCTCGCCCAGCTGCGGCTGACCGAGCTGGGCATCGAACCCGGGTTGCTGGCCGCGGCCAACTACCTCGACCTCCTCGACGCGTTCGACCCGGACCGCGACTGGCCGGCGTGGCTGCTCGGCCAGTACCCCAAGGGCCGCCACCACCGCGACTTCCAGGCGGTGCGCCGGGAAGCCGTCGCGCTCCTGGACCCGGCGAGCGGCTGGCGTGCCCTCGCCGAGCGTCCCGGTGGCGACCTGCTCCTGCAGTCGTGGGCCGCGCGGAGGCCGGCGCTGGCGGCGTACGGCGAGCAGGCCCGCGCGAGCGGCGGAGCGCCGGACTCGCTGCTGACGGCGTTGCTGCACATGCACCACAACCGGCTCGTCGGGATCGACCGTGAAGCCGAGTTCCGGTCGCTGGCCCTGGCCCGAGGCGCCGTCGAGGCCCACCGCAACCGGGCGAGGTTCGGCAAGTGA
- a CDS encoding cupin domain-containing protein — MTDDYTTDPAWAALFAKPEQAQDLRWGREHLVFAAADPVRELVTREKIEHWLVYGNLRYPQLTVSYGGDAAPVTTFTRSRTLNQHQLTGCAHADDIGEHLERGATLVLSNMEHYDPQAARLCRDIGAAVSGSTQTYAYLTAPGRFGSRPHRDSADVFAVQVEGTKEWTLYDLPDGGDWNRGYIEEDTPVSAKVVLEPGDAIYVPSGLGHRAQAGPEGSLHLTMSIGVPRVHQVIDVLAEDLRSRFNRNEALPPGQPGRTEIVAEALRRMATAIEEADPAAIAGALVRPNPWPVEPRRLPW; from the coding sequence ATGACCGACGACTACACGACCGACCCGGCCTGGGCGGCGCTGTTCGCCAAGCCCGAGCAGGCCCAGGACCTGCGCTGGGGCCGGGAGCACCTGGTGTTCGCCGCCGCCGATCCCGTGCGCGAGCTCGTGACGCGCGAGAAGATCGAGCACTGGCTGGTGTACGGCAACCTGCGTTATCCGCAGCTCACCGTGAGCTACGGCGGAGACGCCGCGCCGGTGACCACCTTCACCCGGTCGCGCACGCTCAACCAGCACCAGCTCACCGGTTGCGCCCACGCGGACGACATCGGCGAGCACCTGGAGCGCGGGGCGACGCTGGTGCTCAGCAACATGGAGCACTACGACCCGCAGGCCGCCCGGCTCTGCCGCGACATCGGCGCGGCGGTGTCCGGCTCCACCCAGACGTACGCGTACCTCACCGCGCCCGGCCGGTTCGGCAGCCGCCCGCACCGCGACAGCGCCGACGTGTTCGCCGTGCAGGTCGAAGGCACCAAGGAATGGACGCTCTACGACCTCCCGGACGGCGGTGACTGGAACCGGGGGTACATCGAGGAGGACACCCCGGTGAGCGCCAAGGTGGTACTGGAGCCGGGGGACGCGATCTACGTGCCGTCCGGCCTCGGCCACCGTGCCCAGGCCGGTCCGGAAGGTTCGCTGCACCTCACCATGTCCATCGGGGTCCCGCGGGTGCACCAGGTGATCGACGTCCTGGCGGAGGACCTGCGCTCGCGGTTCAACCGGAACGAAGCGCTCCCCCCGGGGCAGCCGGGGCGCACCGAGATCGTGGCCGAGGCATTGCGCCGCATGGCCACCGCGATCGAAGAGGCCGATCCCGCGGCGATCGCGGGCGCGCTGGTCCGGCCGAACCCGTGGCCGGTGGAACCG